The Herminiimonas arsenitoxidans genome window below encodes:
- a CDS encoding efflux RND transporter periplasmic adaptor subunit, which produces MQARKKYLWIGAGIVVIAGAAYLGLGSKAEKGKSGDGTQSVKTVIATQKTIPITVTANGYVTAVSTVDVRPKVQNIVRTIHVKEGQFVKAGQLLFTLDERSDQSNVARTSAQLAAGQAELADAEQILKRNQDLLSKNFVSQAVVDTARNKVEALRNTTRANQAAIQSSAVALSDNQIKAGISGRIGVINVHPGSLAQPTGTVMVTIVQIDPIMISFTLPERELMNIRATYPQGNAPVQAQLPGQEVLTGKLTFIDNLTDTQSGTIRMKAQFANADQKLWPGAYVNVSLVSREVPNAVLVPAQAVVTGPVDKLLYVVQPDDTVKEQKIEVLAIENGQAAVSGVSAGSRVVVEGTKNLRPGTKIREVKKEVLPTPVAPT; this is translated from the coding sequence ATGCAAGCAAGAAAAAAATATCTGTGGATAGGTGCCGGCATCGTGGTGATAGCAGGTGCCGCCTATCTGGGACTGGGCAGCAAGGCGGAAAAAGGCAAGTCCGGTGATGGCACGCAATCGGTGAAAACCGTGATCGCCACGCAAAAAACCATACCGATTACGGTGACTGCCAATGGTTACGTGACTGCGGTCAGTACCGTCGATGTACGCCCGAAGGTACAAAATATCGTCCGCACCATACACGTCAAGGAAGGCCAGTTTGTCAAAGCCGGGCAACTCTTGTTTACGCTAGATGAACGCAGTGACCAATCCAATGTGGCCAGAACATCGGCACAACTGGCGGCGGGGCAGGCCGAGCTAGCCGATGCTGAGCAGATATTGAAACGTAATCAGGATTTGCTGTCGAAAAATTTCGTGTCGCAGGCCGTGGTGGATACTGCACGCAACAAGGTCGAAGCGCTGCGCAATACGACGCGGGCGAACCAGGCGGCAATCCAGTCGAGTGCTGTTGCCTTGAGCGACAATCAGATCAAGGCTGGTATTTCCGGTCGTATCGGCGTCATCAATGTGCATCCGGGCAGCCTCGCACAACCGACAGGTACCGTGATGGTCACCATCGTGCAGATCGATCCGATCATGATTAGCTTTACCTTGCCGGAGCGCGAGTTGATGAATATTCGCGCGACTTATCCGCAAGGAAATGCGCCGGTGCAGGCGCAATTGCCGGGACAGGAAGTCTTGACCGGCAAGCTGACCTTTATCGACAACCTGACCGATACGCAAAGCGGCACCATACGCATGAAGGCGCAATTTGCGAATGCTGACCAAAAGCTGTGGCCGGGCGCTTATGTCAATGTGAGTCTGGTGTCGCGCGAAGTACCGAATGCGGTGCTGGTACCGGCGCAGGCAGTGGTGACCGGACCCGTGGATAAATTGCTCTACGTGGTGCAGCCGGATGACACCGTGAAGGAACAAAAGATAGAAGTGCTGGCGATTGAAAACGGCCAGGCTGCAGTCTCTGGAGTAAGCGCCGGTAGCCGTGTGGTGGTGGAGGGAACCAAGAACCTTAGACCCGGCACCAAAATCCGCGAAGTAAAGAAAGAAGTGCTGCCGACGCCAGTAGCGCCGACTTGA
- a CDS encoding efflux RND transporter permease subunit has protein sequence MNISELCIRRPVMTVLLSIAVVVLGAFCYFKLPIAALPSYDTPVINVTGSLPGASPEVMAASVATTLEKQFSTIAGLATISSSSTQGSTSITLEFDQNRDIDAAAVDVQAALLRAQRSLPIEMTALPAYRKVNPADAAILLLALTSPSLSLSELNDYAENLISPSLSTINGVAQVLVYGQRRYAVRVKVKPDELAARNMTLDEVALSLRASNANSPVGVLDGTRQTLTLQANKQLRNAEAFSNLVISSRNGQTTRLKDVAVVEDSVESTKSGSWVNGEPSIVLAVQRQPNANTVAVVDAVKQTLPQFKNQMPASINVQVLNDRSVSIREAIHDVKLTLLLTIALVVLVIFLFLKRLSATVIPVLSLPISLIGCFALMYWLGYSLDNISLLGITIAVGLVVDDAIVMLENIVRHIEDGMEPLAAALKGSREVSFTIISISISLVAVFIPIFFMPGVIGLLFYEFAAVVSLAVMVSAVMSLTLVPMLCSRFLKHETQAEHEQENWLSRSFEKLFNRVLQAYTNGLDWSLAHRKIILMVAVGTFLLTAVLFITIPKGFFPTEDIGQISVTIEGPEDASYPTMVKLVSAAAEIVQNDPNVATTTSRTRDSNVGNMFIGLKPRSERESMDKVLRDLRRKVSGIPGLSVYMTPVQNLRLGGRSSKSQYQYVLQSVRADELNSWAEKMQARMRADRAFIDVTSDSQLKGLQAVVNINRDRANEAGVSIQDIRTALYSAYGDRQISTIYTSNNSYYVIMQDMNVGQQDEADLNKIYLRSKTGVLVPLLSLATVERTAGPISVNHQGQLQAVTISFNLAPGVPLGEATGKIDQIRSQIELPSSIITSYAGDAAVFQSSQGSQVALLLLAIVVIYILLGVLYESYIHPITILAGLPSAAVGALLTLRIFGFELTMIATIGILLLVGLVKKNAIMMIDFALEAQRNQGMTPAEAIRSACILRFRPIMMTTMAAAVGALPIALGLGAGAELRQPLGLAVVGGLMVSQVITLFITPVIYLFFDKFSGDGPLQITPEHELASR, from the coding sequence GTGAATATTTCCGAACTTTGCATACGCCGGCCAGTCATGACTGTGTTGCTCTCGATCGCAGTGGTCGTGCTCGGCGCTTTCTGTTATTTCAAATTGCCGATTGCGGCACTCCCTAGTTACGACACACCAGTCATTAACGTCACCGGTTCCTTGCCGGGTGCTAGTCCAGAAGTGATGGCGGCGTCGGTCGCTACGACACTGGAAAAACAATTCTCGACGATTGCGGGTTTGGCGACTATCAGTTCAAGTAGTACGCAGGGCAGCACCTCGATCACCTTGGAGTTTGACCAGAACCGCGATATCGATGCTGCTGCGGTCGATGTACAAGCAGCGCTCTTGCGTGCGCAACGCAGCCTGCCGATAGAAATGACAGCCTTGCCGGCTTATCGCAAAGTCAATCCGGCTGATGCGGCGATTCTCTTGCTGGCCCTGACTTCACCTTCGCTGTCCTTGTCGGAGTTGAACGACTATGCAGAAAACCTGATCTCGCCTTCGCTCTCGACCATCAATGGTGTGGCGCAAGTGCTGGTGTATGGGCAGCGTCGCTATGCGGTACGCGTCAAGGTCAAGCCGGATGAATTGGCAGCACGCAATATGACGCTGGATGAGGTTGCATTGTCCTTGCGCGCATCGAATGCGAACTCGCCGGTCGGTGTGCTGGATGGCACGCGCCAGACGTTGACGCTGCAAGCCAACAAGCAGTTGCGTAATGCAGAAGCCTTCAGCAATCTGGTCATCAGTAGTCGTAACGGCCAGACTACGCGCCTGAAGGATGTTGCGGTAGTAGAGGACAGTGTTGAATCGACCAAGAGCGGCAGTTGGGTCAATGGTGAGCCGTCTATCGTGCTGGCTGTACAGCGTCAGCCGAATGCGAATACGGTGGCGGTGGTCGATGCAGTGAAGCAGACTTTGCCGCAGTTCAAGAATCAAATGCCGGCTTCCATCAATGTGCAGGTTTTGAATGATCGATCCGTTTCCATCCGCGAAGCGATACATGATGTGAAGCTCACTTTGTTGCTGACGATCGCCTTGGTGGTGCTGGTGATTTTCCTCTTCCTCAAACGTTTGTCGGCGACCGTGATTCCAGTCTTGTCATTGCCGATTTCATTGATCGGTTGTTTCGCTTTGATGTATTGGCTGGGTTACAGCCTGGATAATATTTCGCTGCTCGGCATCACGATTGCAGTGGGCTTGGTGGTCGATGATGCGATCGTCATGCTGGAAAATATCGTCCGTCATATCGAAGACGGCATGGAACCGCTGGCCGCTGCGCTCAAGGGTTCACGTGAAGTCAGCTTCACGATTATTTCGATTTCGATTTCGCTGGTCGCGGTATTCATTCCTATCTTCTTCATGCCGGGCGTGATCGGTTTGCTGTTCTATGAATTTGCCGCTGTTGTGTCACTGGCGGTGATGGTATCGGCAGTGATGTCACTGACATTGGTGCCTATGCTGTGCAGCCGCTTTCTCAAGCATGAGACGCAGGCCGAGCATGAACAGGAAAACTGGTTGAGCCGCTCGTTTGAAAAACTCTTTAATCGGGTTTTGCAGGCTTATACGAATGGCCTGGACTGGTCGCTCGCACATCGCAAGATCATCTTGATGGTCGCAGTCGGCACTTTCCTTTTGACTGCAGTGCTCTTCATCACGATACCGAAAGGTTTCTTCCCGACTGAAGATATCGGCCAGATCAGCGTGACGATAGAAGGGCCGGAAGACGCGTCTTATCCGACCATGGTGAAACTGGTGTCGGCGGCGGCAGAGATCGTGCAAAACGATCCTAACGTAGCGACCACGACTTCACGTACGCGCGACAGCAATGTCGGCAATATGTTTATCGGCCTCAAGCCGCGCAGTGAGCGCGAATCCATGGATAAAGTCTTGCGCGATTTGCGCCGCAAGGTGAGTGGCATCCCGGGTTTGTCGGTGTATATGACGCCGGTGCAAAACTTGCGCCTCGGTGGCCGCAGCAGCAAGAGTCAGTATCAATATGTATTGCAAAGTGTGCGCGCTGACGAGTTGAATAGTTGGGCGGAAAAAATGCAGGCGCGCATGCGTGCTGATAGGGCTTTCATCGACGTCACCAGCGATTCACAGCTCAAGGGTTTGCAAGCGGTGGTGAATATCAATCGCGATCGTGCGAATGAAGCCGGCGTCAGCATTCAGGATATTCGTACCGCTTTATACAGCGCGTATGGCGATCGCCAGATATCAACGATATACACCAGCAACAACAGCTACTACGTCATCATGCAGGATATGAATGTCGGGCAGCAGGACGAAGCTGACCTGAACAAAATCTACCTGCGCAGCAAGACTGGCGTGCTGGTGCCTTTGCTCAGCCTGGCAACAGTAGAGCGTACCGCTGGACCGATCTCGGTCAATCATCAGGGACAATTGCAGGCGGTGACTATTTCCTTCAATCTGGCTCCCGGTGTACCACTCGGTGAGGCTACTGGAAAAATCGACCAGATCAGGAGTCAGATTGAACTGCCATCCAGCATCATTACTTCGTATGCTGGTGATGCGGCGGTATTCCAGTCCTCACAAGGTAGTCAGGTCGCTTTGCTGCTACTTGCAATCGTCGTGATTTATATCTTGCTCGGTGTGCTGTATGAAAGTTACATCCACCCGATCACAATTCTCGCCGGTTTGCCGTCTGCGGCAGTCGGTGCCTTGCTGACGCTGCGGATATTCGGTTTTGAACTGACGATGATTGCGACCATCGGTATTCTGTTGTTGGTTGGTCTGGTGAAGAAGAACGCGATCATGATGATTGACTTCGCACTGGAGGCACAGCGTAATCAAGGGATGACGCCGGCTGAGGCTATCCGTTCGGCCTGTATCTTGCGCTTCCGTCCCATCATGATGACGACGATGGCAGCGGCGGTTGGTGCATTGCCGATTGCATTGGGTTTGGGCGCTGGTGCCGAATTGCGCCAACCTCTTGGTTTAGCGGTGGTGGGCGGCTTGATGGTGTCGCAAGTGATTACCTTGTTTATTACGCCGGTGATTTATCTGTTCTTCGATAAATTCAGCGGTGATGGTCCCTTGCAGATTACGCCGGAACATGAATTGGCCAGTCGCTAA
- a CDS encoding isovaleryl-CoA dehydrogenase, with amino-acid sequence MQWPTHEVSNQAPDLHDYNLYTSDKALVTSVQREQAAWFEQDLIRLGAQLGKQETLQLGQLANHHLPELQTHDRFGNRIDAVEFHPSWHQLLAMQRRENLHAMPWSQPRAGAHIARTAAYYLQAQVESGSLCPITMTFAAIPLLQKETKLFSTLEAKLFSREHDVRDLPLAQKNSMLIGMGMTEKQGGSDVRSNTTVARPLNGSGRGAEYALTGHKWFFSAPMCDAHLVLARTDAGLSCFFVPRWRPDGSKNTILIQRLKDKLGNRSNSSSEVEFQDAYGVMVGEDGRGIPTIIEMANHTRLDCVIGSAGLMRNALVQAIHHARHRSAFGLPLAEQPLMQNVLSDLSLESEAATLLMLRLARAVESPDDPLERAWRRIITPAAKFWTCKRALEFTGECMEVWGGNGYVENAPMARMYREAPVNSIWEGSGNVMSLDVLRAIAKEPESFNLLLESLLDTAVEHAGLRERIAELRSDLKASPSQQEMLARRFAQRLVLTAQACLMLQTAPPAIAEAFIDSRLDAECGRVFGTLSDALAPSVLQQEILARAWPV; translated from the coding sequence ATGCAATGGCCTACCCATGAAGTCAGCAATCAAGCACCCGATCTGCACGATTACAACCTGTACACAAGCGATAAGGCCTTGGTCACCAGCGTACAACGCGAACAAGCCGCCTGGTTTGAACAGGATTTGATTCGTCTGGGCGCACAACTAGGCAAGCAGGAAACATTGCAACTCGGCCAACTCGCCAATCATCACCTACCCGAACTGCAAACCCACGATCGCTTCGGCAATCGCATAGACGCCGTCGAATTTCATCCCAGCTGGCATCAATTGCTCGCCATGCAACGTCGCGAGAATCTGCACGCAATGCCGTGGTCGCAACCACGAGCCGGCGCGCACATCGCACGTACTGCTGCTTATTACTTGCAAGCACAGGTCGAATCCGGCTCCTTGTGCCCGATCACGATGACCTTTGCCGCTATTCCCTTGCTGCAAAAGGAAACCAAGCTGTTTTCCACATTAGAAGCAAAACTGTTTTCCCGCGAACACGACGTACGCGATCTGCCGCTAGCGCAAAAAAATTCCATGCTGATCGGCATGGGCATGACGGAAAAACAAGGCGGCTCCGATGTCCGCAGCAACACGACCGTCGCCCGGCCGCTGAATGGCAGCGGACGCGGTGCCGAATATGCGTTGACCGGACACAAATGGTTTTTCTCAGCACCAATGTGCGACGCGCATCTGGTACTGGCGCGCACCGATGCCGGTCTGTCCTGTTTCTTCGTACCGCGCTGGCGTCCTGATGGCAGCAAGAACACAATCTTGATACAACGACTGAAAGACAAACTGGGAAATCGCTCCAACTCCAGCAGCGAAGTGGAATTCCAGGATGCCTATGGCGTAATGGTTGGTGAAGATGGACGCGGCATACCCACCATCATAGAAATGGCCAATCACACACGGCTCGATTGCGTAATCGGCAGCGCAGGTTTGATGCGCAATGCTTTGGTACAGGCGATACATCATGCACGACACCGCAGCGCATTCGGCCTGCCTTTGGCTGAACAGCCTTTGATGCAAAACGTCTTGTCAGATCTATCGCTGGAAAGCGAAGCAGCAACCTTGTTGATGCTGCGTCTGGCACGCGCGGTTGAATCACCGGATGATCCACTGGAACGCGCATGGCGTCGCATCATCACACCGGCTGCCAAATTCTGGACATGCAAACGCGCGCTGGAATTTACCGGCGAGTGCATGGAAGTCTGGGGCGGCAACGGCTATGTCGAAAATGCACCTATGGCGCGCATGTATCGCGAAGCGCCGGTCAATTCGATCTGGGAAGGTTCCGGCAATGTGATGTCTCTGGATGTGTTGCGTGCGATTGCCAAAGAACCGGAGAGCTTTAACCTGCTACTGGAATCTCTGCTCGACACAGCAGTTGAACATGCCGGCTTGCGTGAGCGTATAGCGGAACTACGCAGCGATTTGAAGGCGTCGCCATCACAACAAGAGATGCTGGCACGCCGTTTTGCGCAACGCTTGGTGCTGACGGCACAAGCTTGCCTGATGTTACAAACTGCACCGCCGGCGATTGCCGAAGCATTTATCGATAGCAGACTGGATGCTGAGTGTGGCCGCGTATTTGGCACACTCAGCGATGCGCTCGCGCCATCGGTACTGCAACAGGAAATTCTTGCTCGTGCCTGGCCGGTCTGA